Proteins encoded in a region of the Zea mays cultivar B73 chromosome 2, Zm-B73-REFERENCE-NAM-5.0, whole genome shotgun sequence genome:
- the LOC100275632 gene encoding uncharacterized protein LOC100275632, with the protein MSMAPDHPFDAFVAAARGAITHLHLPVIHIPGSNSSPNPDSKQHHEPEVDCLLHLHVVVTNFFHKPLRSFARCFRPKRRAGKHSPPLYQEPSNGATPQQQLELLLCIAFDAFAHNLHALEDACKHKGEEFAVATRQLEQFVVFRKVIDGKRADFDGFLSNLGFAKVGPPPPPASIMGGASPVPAPAPVSNQEDGAVIGNGERVDIASGTQQQAQKLPARLLNIPLSNVERLRSTLSAVSLTELIELVPQLVSRSSTSADAHPDKKKLFSVQDFFRYAEIEGKRFFEELDRDGDGQVTLEDLEIATRKRRLPRRYARELFRRTRSNFFSKSIGWKQFLSLMEQKEATILRAYTTLCLSKSGTLHKNQILTSLKGAGLPANEDNAAAMLRYLNADSEGSISYGHFRNFMLLLPSERLEDDPRNIWFEAATVVAVSPPIEISTGSVLKSALAGGLASALSTSLLHPIDSMKTRVQASTLSFPELISKLPQIGLRGLYRGSIPAILGQFSSHGLRTGIFEASKLVLINVAPTLPEIQVQSIASFCSTVLGTAVRIPCEVLKQRLQAGIFDNVGEAIVGTMRRDGPKGFFRGTGATLCREVPFYVAGMCLYAEAKKAAQHVLRRDLEAWEVVAVGALSGGLAAIVTTPFDVMKTRMMTAPPGTPVSMQMIILSILGNEGPLGLFKGAIPRFFWIAPLGAMNFAGYELAKKAMIKDEKNSSESTREILPRKQ; encoded by the exons ATGTCCATGGCACCCGACCATCCCttcgatgccttcgtcgccgcAGCTCGTGGCGCCATAACCCACCTTCACCTTCCCGTCATCCACATCCCTGGATCCAATTCCAGTCCTAACCCCGACTCCAAGCAGCACCACGAACCCGAGGTCGACTGCCTGCTCCACCTCCACGTCGTCGTCACCAACTTCTTCCACAAGCCCCTCAGATCATTCGCTAGGTGCTTCAGGCCCAAGCGACGGGCAGGCAAACACTCCCCGCCGCTCTACCAGGAGCCCAGCAATGGCGCGACCCCGCAGCAGCAACTGGAGCTCCTGCTCTGCATTGCGTTCGATGCCTTCGCCCACAACCTCCACGCGCTGGAGGACGCCTGCAAGCACAAAGGCGAGGAATTTGCTGTCGCTACCCGACAGTTGGAGCAATTTGTGGTTTTCAGGAAGGTAATCgatgggaagagggccgatttcgaTGGGTTCCTTTCAAATCTGGGCTTTGCAAAGGTtgggccaccgccaccgccagcaAGCATCATGGGTGGTGCTTCCCCTgtcccagcaccagcaccagtcaGCAATCAGGAGGATGGTGCTGTGATTGGGAACGGCGAGAGGGTGGACATTGCTAGTGGTACACAACAGCAGGCACAAAAATTGCCTGCCCGGTTGCTTAACATTCCTTTGTCGAATGTGGAGCGTCTGCGGTCTACGCTTTCTGCAGTTTCACTGACGGAGCTCATTGAATTAGTTCCGCAGCTGGTGAGCAGATCATCGACATCGGCAGATGCACATCCTGACAAGAAGAAGCTTTTCTCAGTGCAAGACTTCTTCAGATATGCGGAAATTGAAG GAAAGCGATTCTTTGAAGAGTTAGACAGAGATGGtgatggccaagtcactctagAAGATCTCGAAATTGCAACGAGGAAGAGGCGGTTGCCAAGGAGGTATGCTCGAGAATTGTTCAGGCGTACAAGAAGCAACTTCTTTTCGAAATCAATTGGGTGGAAGCAATTTTTATCCTTGATGGAACAGAAGGAAGCAACCATTCTCCGAGCATATACCACGTTGTGTTTGAGCAAGTCTGGAACACTTCACAAGAATCAAATTTTGACTTCCTTGAAAGGTGCTGGACTTCCAGCCAATGAAGATAATGCCGCTGCCATGCTACGGTATCTAAATGCTGATTCAGAAGGATCAATCTCATATGGCCATTTCCGCAACttcatgcttctacttccttcagAACGCCTTGAGGATGATCCTCG GAACATTTGGTTTGAAGCAGCCACCGTTGTTGCTGTATCCCCACCTATAGAAATATCTACAGGAAGTGTTTTGAAGTCTGCTTTAGCTGGAGGTCTTGCAAGTGCTCTCTCTACCTCTCTGCTGCATCCTATTGATTCAATGAAG ACACGTGTCCAAGCATCTACACTCTCATTTCCCGAGCTCATTTCAAAGCTTCCACAAATTGGACTTCGAGGATTGTATCGAGGTTCTATCCCAGCAATTCTCGGCCAGTTTTCAAG CCATGGTTTGAGGACAGGAATCTTTGAAGCAAGCAAGCTTGTATTAATTAATGTCGCTCCAACACTTCCAGAGATTCAA GTGCAATCAATTGCATCCTTCTGCAGCACAGTCTTAGGGACTGCAGTCCGTATCCCTTGTGAGGTTCTTAAGCAGCGATTGCAGGCTGGAATATTCGACAATGTAGGGGAGGCGATTGTTGGCACCATGCGACGAGATGGCCCAAAGGGATTTTTTCGTGGCACTGGGGCCACACTGTGTCGCGAGGTTCCTTTCTATGTTGCTGGAATGTGCCTCTATGCAGAAGCTAAGAAG GCAGCACAGCATGTTTTGAGGAGAGACTTGGAAGCATGGGAAGTAGTGGCAGTTGGAGCATTGTCTGGAGGACTTGCGGCAATAGTGACCACTCCCTTTGACGTGATGAAGACTAGGATGATGACTGCCCCTCCAGGCACACCAGTGTCTATGCAGATGATAATCTTGTCCATCCTTGGAAACGAGGGTCCACTTGGGCTCTTTAAGGGCGCGATCCCCCGCTTCTTCTGGATTGCTCCTCTTGGAGCAATGAACTTTGCAGGCTATGAGCTTGCCAAGAAGGCAATGATAAAAGATGAGAAAAATTCCAGTGAGTCAACACGAGAGATCTTGCCAAGAAAGCAGTGA
- the PBF gene encoding dof zinc finger protein PBF: MDMISGSTAATSTPHNNQQAVMLSSPIIKEEARDPKQTRAMPQIGGSGERKPRPQLPEALKCPRCDSNNTKFCYYNNYSMSQPRYFCKACRRYWTHGGTLRNVPIGGGCRKNKHASRFVLGSHTSSSSSATYAPLSPSTNASSSNMSINKHMMMVPNMTMPTPTTMGLFPNVLPTLMPTGGGGGFDFTMDNQHRSLSFTPMSLPSQGPVPMLAAGGSEATPSFLEMLRGGIFHGSSSYNTSLTMSGGNNGMDKPFSLPSYGAMCTNGLSGSTTNDARQLVGPQQDNKAIMKSSNNNNGVSLLNLYWNKHNNNNNNNNNNNNNKGQ, from the exons ATGGACATGATCTCCGGCAGCACTGCAGCAACATCAACACCCCACAACAACCAACAG GCGGTGATGTTGTCATCCCCCATTATAAAGGAGGAAGCTAGGGACCCAAAGCAGACACGAGCCATGCCCCAAATAGGTGGCAGTGGGGAGCGTAAGCCGAGGCCGCAACTACCTGAGGCGCTCAAGTGCCCACGCTGCGACTCCAACAACACCAAGTTTTGCTACTACAACAATTATAGCATGTCACAACCACGCTACTTTTGCAAGGCTTGCCGCCGCTATTGGACACATGGTGGTACCCTCCGCAATGTCCCCATTGGTGGTGGGTGTCGCAAGAACAAACATGCCTCTAGATTTGTCTTGGGCTCTCACACCTCATCGTCCTCATCTGCTACCTATGCACCATTATCCCCTAGCACCAACGCTAGCTCTAGCAATATGAGCATCAACAAACATATGATGATGGTGCCTAACATGACGATGCCTACCCCAACGACAATGGGCTTATTCCCTAATGTGCTCCCAACACTTATGCCGACAGGTGGAGGCGGGGGCTTTGACTTCACTATGGACAACCAACATAGATCATTGTCCTTCACACCAATGTCTCTACCTAGCCAGGGGCCAGTGCCTATGCTGGCTGCAGGAGGGAGTGAGGCAACACCGTCTTTCCTAGAGATGCTGAGAGGAGGGATTTTTCATGGTAGTAGTAGCTATAACACAAGTCTCACGATGAGTGGTGGCAACAATGGAATGGACAAGCCATTTTCGCTGCCATCATATGGTGCAATGTGCACAAATGGGTTGAGTGGCTCAACCACTAATGATGCCAGACAACTGGTGGGGCCTCAGCAGGATAACAAGGCCATCATGAAGAGCAGTAATAACAACAATGGTGTATCATTGTTGAACCTCTACTGGAACaagcacaacaacaacaacaacaacaacaacaacaacaacaacaacaagggaCAATAA